The genomic region TCGAGTTCGGCCCCGGTCATGACGCCAGGTTCGTCCGCCAGGTGCAGCTGCTTGGCAATCGCCTGGGCCGTGGCAGCATGATCGCCTGTGATCATCTTGACCTTGACCCCGGCTGAACGGCAGCTGGCGATGGCATCAAGCACTTCTTCGCGCGGCGGATCGATAAAGCCCATGATCCCCAGGAATTCCAGGCCATCTCCCACATCATTGAATTCGAGATGCTGCTTGCCATCTTCACAACGCTTGGCGGCAAAGCCCAACACACGTTCTCCCTGCTGCGCGGCTTCGCTGATGCGCTCCATCCAGTATTCGTGGTCAGGATACCCACATTTCTCCAGCACGCTTTCCGGGGCGCCCTTGACGAATATCCAGGTACCGTGCCCCTCATGATGATGTAGCGTCGCCATGAATTTGTGCTTGCTGTCGAAAGGTATTTCGTCCAGCCGCCGCCATGCATCGCGCTCTTGAGCAACATCCTTGCCAGCCTTCATTGCCAGCGCCACCAGCGCGCCTTCCATCGGGTCTCCCAGGGTATGCCATTGCCCGGACTGCGCCTCCAACTTGGCATCGTTGCAAAGCAGGCCTGCCCGCACCAGGTCTTCCCACCCTTGATCTGGCGCATCGTCCTGCGGCTTGATCTCGCCCTCGGGCACGTATCCCGTACCTTCCACCAGGTAATGCGCCTTGCCTGCCACCATGCGCCTGACCGTCATTTCATTGCGTGTGAGGGTGCCGGTCTTGTCGGAACAGATCACCGAGGTCGCGCCCAGGGTTTCCACTGCCGGCAAGCGTCGGATGATGGCGTTACGCCTAGCCATGCGTTGCACACCAATCGCCAGCGTGATGGTGATCACCGCAGGCAGGCCCTCGGGCACCAGCCCGACCGAGATTGCCACGACGACCATGAAGGCGTCGATCCAGTCGTAGTCATGCACCAGCCTGGCAAACGCCAGCAATCCCAGAGCCAGACTGAGCGCAAACCAAGTGAACAGGCGGCCAAAATGATTGATTTGCTGCAGAAGCGGAGTTTCCAGGGTCTCCACTTTGGAAATCATGCTGCTGATGCGCCCGATTTCCGTCGCACTGCCCGTCTCCACGACCACGGCACGACCTTGGCCCGCTGCAACGATAGTGCCCGAATACAGCATGCAGTGCCGGTCACCCAGGTCGGCATCCTCGGCCACGGCCTGCTCCTGTTTCTGGCTGGGAACCGACTCCCCGGTCAGGATGGCCTCCTCGCAGGAAAGCTGCCGCGCCCTGAGCAGTCGCGCATCGGCAGGCACACTGTCGCCAGCTTCCAATACGATGACATCCCCGGGCACCAGCTCGCCCACTTCCAGGTGACGGCGATGCCCATCTCGCAATACCGTCACCTGGGGCACCATCATGTTGCGGATTGCCTCCAGCGCCTGCTCGGCCTTGCCCTCCTGGATATATCCCACGATCGCGTTGATCAGCACCACAGCAAAAATCACGGCTGAATCCACAGCATGGTCGAGGAAGAATGCAATCACGGCCGCAGACACCATGAAATAGATCAAGGCATTGTTGAACTGCGACAGGAAGCGCATGACCGGATGCTGCCGGCGCGGCGCGGGCAACTCATTCCGCCCATGCGCCTGTAAGCGCCTTGCGGCCTCCGTGCTAGTCAGCCCTTCAGGGCTGGACTGCACACGCTCGAGCACCTCATCAGGCTGGAGTGCATACCATGGCGGCGGAGCAACTGCATCTTGCTGGCTGGATGGCGGCATGGGCAAGGGCCTTTCAGTGGTTGGTATCTTCTCATTCTAAAAGGCTTTGTGGCGCGCAGGCAAAACCATTTTTGTAACGTGGCTATGCATGACCCAGAACTCTCCTTTCATCGCCAGCATCCACAATCGCCATGCTTCGTTCGAGGTGCAAATCCGCCCATTGCCAGCCAATGCTCTCCTTTCAGGAGTGATTAGGCTAAAATAGGCCGCTTGAACAGCATTGGCTTGCCAGTATTTTCCTGGCCCAGGCCCGTTTATCCATCTGACAGGATCCGCCATGGAAACAATCAACCTCATGCCTCCCAGCGTACTTACCTTTGCCGCGACCGACCCCAGCAGCGGCGCAGGCCTGCAGGCAGATCTCCTGGCACTGGCCAGCATCGGCTGCCACCCACTGTCTGTCGTCACCGCCATCACCGTACAGGATACGGTGGGCGTGGAAAACATTGTCGCCCTGGATGCGGAGCTCATCAACGAACAGGCGCGCACCATCCTCGAGGATATGCAGATTTCGGCCTTCAAGCTCGGCATGCTGGGCAGTGTGGAAAACATTGCCGTGATTGCCGAAATCGTCGCCGACTATCCCGATGTGCCATTGCTGATAGACCCCATCCTGTCTTCCGGCCGCGGCGACGAGCTGGCCAATGAAGCCATGCAGGAAGCGATGATAGATTTGCTGTTCCCGCAAGCGACGCTGATCACACCCAACAGCCTGGAAGCCAGGCGGCTGGCATTTACCGGCGACTTCAGCGATGAAAACGAGCATGCCTCCATGGAGGATGTTGCTGACCGCCTGCTGTCGCTCGGACCCGAATATGTCTTGATCACCGGTACGCATGAGCGCTCGCCGCAAGTCGTCAACAACCTTTATGGTTCGCAAAAACTGCTGCGTTCCTATCCTTGTGAGCGCCTGCCGGGAAGCTACCACGGCTCTGGCTGCACACTGGCCTCCGCTATCGCCGCCTGCCTGGCCCACGGCCTGGGCATGGAGGAGGCCATCGCGGAAGCGCAGGAATATACCTGGCATTCACTACGCCATGCATTCCGGCCAGGCATGGGGCAATACATTCCTGACCGCTTGTTCTGGGCACGCGAAGATTCTGAGTCTGATGACGCGGCATAGCCTTCCGCCTATCCAAGGCCTGTATGCCATTACCCCGGATGAGACCGATACTTCCAGGCTGGTGACCATCAGCGAGGCAGTCCTCGCCGGCGGAGCAGGGGCACTGCAATACCGCAACAAGCGTGTTTCCGGCACCCAGGCCAGCAATCAGGCCGGCGCACTCCTGGACCTGTGCCGCCGTTTCCAGACGCCCTTGATTATCAACGACGACGTCCAGCTCGCCGCTGCGCTGGATGCCGACGGCGTGCACCTGGGCATAGACGACGGCGATATTGCCGCGGCACGCGCGGCATTGGGACCCGACAAGATCATCGGCGCCTCCTGCTACAACAATCTTGCCCTTGCGCGGCAGGCCGCCAGCCTGGGCGCCGACTATGTGGCCTTTGGCGCATGCTTTCCTTCCTCCACCAAGCCCGATGCACCTCGCGC from Methylobacillus flagellatus KT harbors:
- a CDS encoding bifunctional hydroxymethylpyrimidine kinase/phosphomethylpyrimidine kinase yields the protein METINLMPPSVLTFAATDPSSGAGLQADLLALASIGCHPLSVVTAITVQDTVGVENIVALDAELINEQARTILEDMQISAFKLGMLGSVENIAVIAEIVADYPDVPLLIDPILSSGRGDELANEAMQEAMIDLLFPQATLITPNSLEARRLAFTGDFSDENEHASMEDVADRLLSLGPEYVLITGTHERSPQVVNNLYGSQKLLRSYPCERLPGSYHGSGCTLASAIAACLAHGLGMEEAIAEAQEYTWHSLRHAFRPGMGQYIPDRLFWAREDSESDDAA
- the thiE gene encoding thiamine phosphate synthase; protein product: MTRHSLPPIQGLYAITPDETDTSRLVTISEAVLAGGAGALQYRNKRVSGTQASNQAGALLDLCRRFQTPLIINDDVQLAAALDADGVHLGIDDGDIAAARAALGPDKIIGASCYNNLALARQAASLGADYVAFGACFPSSTKPDAPRADIALFAKARELGLPIVAIGGITLDNAAGIISAGADAVAVIGALWTAADIEARARQFHQLFN
- a CDS encoding cation-translocating P-type ATPase — translated: MPPSSQQDAVAPPPWYALQPDEVLERVQSSPEGLTSTEAARRLQAHGRNELPAPRRQHPVMRFLSQFNNALIYFMVSAAVIAFFLDHAVDSAVIFAVVLINAIVGYIQEGKAEQALEAIRNMMVPQVTVLRDGHRRHLEVGELVPGDVIVLEAGDSVPADARLLRARQLSCEEAILTGESVPSQKQEQAVAEDADLGDRHCMLYSGTIVAAGQGRAVVVETGSATEIGRISSMISKVETLETPLLQQINHFGRLFTWFALSLALGLLAFARLVHDYDWIDAFMVVVAISVGLVPEGLPAVITITLAIGVQRMARRNAIIRRLPAVETLGATSVICSDKTGTLTRNEMTVRRMVAGKAHYLVEGTGYVPEGEIKPQDDAPDQGWEDLVRAGLLCNDAKLEAQSGQWHTLGDPMEGALVALAMKAGKDVAQERDAWRRLDEIPFDSKHKFMATLHHHEGHGTWIFVKGAPESVLEKCGYPDHEYWMERISEAAQQGERVLGFAAKRCEDGKQHLEFNDVGDGLEFLGIMGFIDPPREEVLDAIASCRSAGVKVKMITGDHAATAQAIAKQLHLADEPGVMTGAELDKVPDEELSAVLANTSVFARTTPEHKLRIVKALQQQGEVVAMTGDGVNDAPSLKQADVGIAMGRKGTEAAKQASEMVLADDNFATIVAAVHAGRTVYDNVRKVIAWTLPTNGGEALAVVIALLLGMALPMTPAQILWINMVLTVTLGLVLAFEPAEPDVMERPPRPRNAALLSPFLLWRVGFVSVLFTIGVFVIFEYAMQRELGEEVARTMVVNTLVVLEIFYLFNVRYLNAKSFSWRGLVGTPILLVALAVVIVAQLAFTYTAPLHALFASAPIDWRDGLVIILIGIVFMLVLEFEKMLMRKRGKTNVLAES